Proteins found in one Limnochordia bacterium genomic segment:
- the nrdR gene encoding transcriptional regulator NrdR codes for MRCPFCGESGSRVVDSRTIQERNAIRRRRECEQCKRRFTTYERREEFPLMVVKKDGRREMFDRNKVLGGIIKALEKRPVSGEQVEHMVDEIERKLYSFGQREVASQQIGELVMEALRDTDEVAYVRFASVYRQFKDINRFLEELEHLLEDRKA; via the coding sequence GTGAGATGCCCCTTTTGCGGAGAATCCGGTAGTCGTGTGGTGGATTCCCGTACGATCCAAGAACGTAACGCCATTAGACGGCGGCGGGAATGTGAGCAGTGCAAACGACGCTTTACCACCTATGAACGCAGGGAAGAGTTTCCCTTAATGGTTGTGAAAAAAGATGGTCGGCGGGAGATGTTTGATCGAAATAAGGTCCTCGGTGGGATTATTAAAGCCTTGGAGAAGCGACCTGTTAGTGGCGAACAAGTGGAGCACATGGTCGATGAAATAGAGCGTAAGCTCTATTCCTTTGGTCAGCGGGAGGTTGCTTCCCAACAGATTGGCGAATTGGTGATGGAAGCACTTCGGGACACCGATGAAGTGGCCTATGTGCGGTTTGCGTCGGTGTATCGCCAATTCAAGGACATTAACCGTTTTCTGGAGGAACTCGAGCATCTATTGGAGGATAGAAAGGCATGA
- the pgeF gene encoding peptidoglycan editing factor PgeF, which yields MNLALRRRGELVFLEASGSNEVLLCVSTRGGGVSHGPFASLNLGLHVQDCAKSVVDNRRRLAQALGFPLARMVCAQQVHGTKIAIVGEDEAGRGAFSIDDALCGVDGMLTMERNLALTCFYADCVPLLYYCQDPAVCGVAHGGWRGTLGGISSLMIQQMRRVFGCRVEAITVVIGPAIGPCCYEVGEEVRSLFAERFCPTGGRTLDLVEINRRILIDAGLPEGNIIVSNFCTKCNEQLFYSYRRAANSGLPSCGRHGAIAMLL from the coding sequence ATGAATTTGGCATTACGTCGGCGGGGAGAACTGGTCTTTTTGGAGGCTTCCGGTTCGAACGAAGTACTCCTTTGCGTCAGTACCCGGGGCGGTGGCGTAAGCCACGGCCCTTTTGCGTCATTGAACTTGGGACTGCATGTACAAGATTGTGCAAAGTCAGTAGTAGATAACCGCAGAAGGCTAGCCCAAGCCTTGGGGTTTCCCCTAGCACGAATGGTTTGCGCCCAGCAAGTCCATGGTACCAAGATTGCCATTGTCGGGGAGGATGAAGCCGGACGGGGAGCTTTCTCAATAGATGATGCCCTCTGTGGTGTTGATGGTATGCTTACAATGGAGAGAAACCTTGCCCTAACCTGTTTTTATGCCGACTGTGTGCCCTTATTGTACTATTGTCAAGATCCTGCCGTTTGTGGGGTGGCCCATGGGGGGTGGCGGGGCACCCTGGGGGGAATTAGCTCTTTAATGATCCAACAGATGCGTCGGGTATTTGGCTGCCGGGTGGAGGCTATTACAGTTGTGATTGGGCCGGCGATTGGGCCTTGTTGTTATGAGGTAGGGGAGGAGGTCCGAAGTCTGTTTGCGGAGCGTTTTTGTCCAACCGGTGGCCGGACATTGGATCTTGTAGAGATCAACCGGAGGATTCTGATTGATGCTGGCCTACCGGAGGGGAATATTATTGTTAGTAATTTCTGCACAAAGTGTAATGAACAACTGTTCTATTCCTACAGAAGAGCAGCAAATTCTGGGTTACCTAGTTGCGGGCGGCATGGTGCCATTGCAATGCTGCTGTAA